In a single window of the Chiloscyllium plagiosum isolate BGI_BamShark_2017 chromosome 32, ASM401019v2, whole genome shotgun sequence genome:
- the hadh gene encoding hydroxyacyl-coenzyme A dehydrogenase, mitochondrial yields the protein MSGKHNWILLLMTALFHHQAAAEFVQETLQRISTSTDPVSAVHSTDLVIEAIVENIKVKQELFEKLDKVAPVETIFVSNTSSLPITEIANATTRQDRFGGLHFFNPVPLMKLVEVVQTPKTSQQTFESLMNFSKALGKKPVACKDTPGFIVNRLLVPYLMEAVRLHERGHGSKEDIDVAMKLGAGYPMGPFELLDYVGLDTSKFIIDGWHEMDPSNPLFNPSALLNKLVDEGKLGKKTGEGFYKYS from the exons ATGAGTGGGAAGCACAATTGGATCTTGCTGTTAATGACTGCTCTCTTCCATCACCAGGCTGCTGCAGAATTCGTTCAGGAGACACTTCAGAGAATCAGTACCTCAACAGATCCTGTTTCTGCAGTGCACAGCACAGACCTTGTCATAGAAGCAATTGTGGAAAATATTAAAGTTAAACAGGAACTTTTTGAAAAACTAGATAAGGTTGCACCAGT GGAAACCATCTTTGTTAGTAACACGTCATCATTGCCAATCACAGAAATAGCAAATGCTACAACCAGACAAGACCGGTTTGGTGGGCTCCATTTTTTCAACCCTGTGCCCTTGATGAAGCTAGTTgag GTGGTTCAGACTCCAAAGACCAGCCAGCAGACATTTGAATCACTCATGAATTTCAGCAAAGCTTTGGGGAAGAAGCCTGTGGCTTGTAAG GATACCCCTGGATTTATTGTGAACCGTCTACTTGTGCCATACTTGATGGAAGCTGTCCGGCTACATGAGAGAG GTCATGGATCAAAAGAAGACATTGACGTGGCAATGAAGCTGGGTGCAGGATATCCTATGGGTCCCTTTGAGTTATTAGATTATGTTGGACTTGACACCAGCAAGTTTATTATTGATG GATGGCATGAGATGGATCCAAGCAATCCCTTGTTTAATCCAAGCGCTCTATTAAATAAACTGGTGGATGAAGGAAAGCTGGGTAAAAAGACTGGAGAAGGCTTCTACAAGTATTCCTAG